The DNA window ACGAAAACGGGGAGTGATCCAACCTTTCACCTGTTAAACGAAAACAATCTAAAACTTATTAAACCGAATGGGATGATAATCAATGCCGCTCGCGGTGGCATTATTGACGAGCAGGCCTGGTTAAAAATCAACAACTCGGCAAATATAATTGATTGTTGGCAAAACGAGCCAAACATTAGCGCTGAACTCTACTTCAAAGCGGATATTGCTACCGCTCATATTGCTGGCCATTCACTTGAAGCCAAGGTGGCTGGCAGCGAGATGGTTTACCGACAGCTCTGTCAATTCTGGCAAATTGAACCGAAAACTGACTGGAAACAACAGCTGCCGCCCGCTCCCACTGCACTCGAACCCGTTGCAACTGACAACGAGCAGCGAGCTTTATATCAAATCATTAAGCAAACCTATGACTTACGGCTTGATGACCAGGCGATTAGATCACCAGACATTAATCAAGTTCGGGCAGGTTTTGAATTACATCGCCGCCAATATCCAATCCGTCGAGAGTGGGCACTGCACAAATTGAAAAAAACACCTAATAAACGCCTTAATCAGACACTCGAAAAGCTTGGGTTTATGCTATATTAGCTACTGCTAATATTAGCGCATTAACAAGTTCTAATAAATTTTTGTTATTCGAGAACAAAAAAATTGATTTTCTCTTTTAGCCAATAGAGGAGTAATCTAGGTCACGAACTTGCAGAATGCACAATATGTGCTTTGTTTATCACTAAATCAAAATAAAGAGGGTCACTAATGAAAACCATCACTATGCTCAAAGTCGGCTTTTTAGCCGGTATTATTGCACTTATGTCAGGTTGCGGCACCATGAAGGCGGCGGGTAATCTTGAAGAAGGCGCTTGGGGTACATTTAATGAAATCTGGGATCGCTGGGTTGAAAGCGAAGGCGATATAGGTTGGGCGGTAGTTTGGCACCGTAAAGCAGAAGAAGGTGTAGAACTCCAAGATATTCTAGATGCACTGGACAACGTAGCCATGAACACACCAGGGCTAATGGATGTTGGACAACTGCCTTTGTCACAAGAACTTAATGCGCGCGGTGTTGAATCAGGTGTAATCCACGTTGTGTCCTACTGTAACCCTGAAACTGCACGTAAAATGATTGACTTTAGCCCAGCTATGGGTGCATTTTTACCTTGCCGTGTTACCATTGTTGAGCAAGAAGATGGTCTTCACCTATACACCATGAACATGGACATGATGATTAAAATGGGTAAAAAAATGCCTGAAGAGTTAAAAGAATTAACCATGGCGGTTCGTGAAGCTATGTGGGCGATGATGGAAAAAGGCGCAACAGGCGACGTATTCTAAAACCCAGCCATAAAAAATTAAACCGCCTAAATTGATTAGGCGGTTTTTAACACACTACAATCCTCATTCTGCTATACAAAACTCAACCTCACCAACAAGCTTTAGCCTCGCTCCACACATCAAGCAGAAGTTACCTAAGCTTTTAATTTGGCATTAGGCTGAATAATATTACGGTCGCCCAGTTTTTTACGTGTCGCTGCCTGCTCTACCTTCAAAGCCAAAAAATCTTCAAAACGGTAGTTAGAACGAAAGGTCGCTTCAAACGCATTTTTTAAGGTCAACGCCATACAGTCCCCGCTAACTGATTGGGTTTATAACGCCAATAAAAAAGCCCTGACAAACGAAATTGCCAAGGCTTTTTTATAAAAACTATAAACCACTGCTCACCAGCCGCCGAAGCCAGACCGAGGATACCTCTAGTCACTGGATTGAGTTTATTATACACAAAAGCCAACACAACCAGCAAAACCATTCTTGGCTTGAGATTAGGAATTAATTGGGAAAATCTCAAGCACGCATCTTTCCAGACATTACTCAATTCATTTTTTTGAAGTTTTAGTAGATACATAACTCGAGAACCTACCTCCTAGGAGCCTGGTCAATTGATTCAAGCAACAATCTACCAAGAGGCGTAATGTCCTCACCTTGTGCTTTTATCATGCCAGTTTTTTCATCAAACTCGGGCAACTCACCTCTTTTAGGCTTTTTAAAGGTTGTTTTAATCAGCCCCAGATTTCTTAAGTGGGTTTTATGTGATTGAAAAACTGTATTTTTATCAATTTCCTCTCTGGTTGACCCAAAAGTTGCCGTAGCAGGTATTAAAACCGCTTGATGTTTCTTCCAAAAACTTTCAAATTCATCATCACGCCGGTCAAGTAGCTTTGATTTCAAAATTAAAACTTCAACATCATTAAGTTCAGACAATAAAGACATCAAACGCTTATATTCAATGTGCTCCAATTCATCTCTTGTTAGACCATTTTTAAGCATTGAAGCAATGTAATCTATACGTTCAGAAGATAATGCTCTTGAAGCAGCAATAAAGGCATCCTCCATTAAATCTATGGCGTTTTCAGAATTTAGAGATTCAGCAACTCTATGCTGCTT is part of the Thiomicrospira microaerophila genome and encodes:
- a CDS encoding 4-phosphoerythronate dehydrogenase; its protein translation is MPQKTLIIDDAIPYAEAIFSHLGQIKLIPGRDINSDTVKQADAIIIRSRTQVNAALLDTSPVRFVGSTVVGLDHIDQAWLSKQGIHFYSAQGCNANSVAEYVINGLLEIAEQKNWILPEMTLGIVGVGHVGRLVNQKAKILGIRTLLNDPPRARCEGKNDFCSLESLLKEADIITLHTPLTKTGSDPTFHLLNENNLKLIKPNGMIINAARGGIIDEQAWLKINNSANIIDCWQNEPNISAELYFKADIATAHIAGHSLEAKVAGSEMVYRQLCQFWQIEPKTDWKQQLPPAPTALEPVATDNEQRALYQIIKQTYDLRLDDQAIRSPDINQVRAGFELHRRQYPIRREWALHKLKKTPNKRLNQTLEKLGFMLY
- a CDS encoding DUF302 domain-containing protein, whose translation is MKTITMLKVGFLAGIIALMSGCGTMKAAGNLEEGAWGTFNEIWDRWVESEGDIGWAVVWHRKAEEGVELQDILDALDNVAMNTPGLMDVGQLPLSQELNARGVESGVIHVVSYCNPETARKMIDFSPAMGAFLPCRVTIVEQEDGLHLYTMNMDMMIKMGKKMPEELKELTMAVREAMWAMMEKGATGDVF